The sequence GTTACAGGAACCCTTTACTATGTACTCTACCGGCTCGGCCTGGTGCGGGTGGGGGGCCCGTCGCAAAACGAATCCGGCGAAGGGATGGAGCCTGCTTCTTCTACCGGAGAAGCTGCCCGGCGAAGGCCCCAAGCGTAAGCCCACGTAGCACAGGAGGAACACTATGGCGCATGAAAGAAGAATACGAGATCTTGCCGGGATGACGTGGTCTGAAGTTGCGGAGGCGATAGACCGCGGAGCGGGGGTGTTTGTTCCGGTAGGATCGACCGAGCAACATGGTTACCATCTCCCGCTTGCGACCGACGTTATCCTCCCGACCGAGCTGGCCTTCGCCGTGGCAGATGAGCTCGATTTCCTGGTTGCACCGCCCATTGCCTATGGCTACCGTTCCCGGCCTCTAAGCGGAGGCGGGCAGGGTTTCGTGGGGACTACCTCGTTGAAAGCCCGGACGTTGATGGCTCTCGTGGAAGACGTTCTGGGCGAGCTCATCCGTCAGGGGTTCGAGAGGCTGGCCATCGTCAACTGGCACTTCGAGAACCAGAACTTCGTCTACGAGGCTGTTTGCCTCGCTCTCGAACACCATCGTGAATCATCGGCGCGCATACTCGTTGCCGAACACCCGTTCGCTGAACTCTCCGAAAAAACGATGCAGCTCATGTTTCCAGAAGGGTTCCCTGGGTGGGACTACGAGCACGCTTCTATCATGGAGACATCCCTGATGCTGCACCTGAGACCGGAGATGGTGCTCTTCGACCGTGCGGTCGACGATGCCTCCAAACGTCATCCCTGGTACGATGTGGTGCCTGCACCGGAGGATTTCGTGCCGGCATCGGGGACTCTCTGGAAGGCTACCCAGGCGAGCGAGGAGAAAGGCAGGGTGGCCTGGAATGAGATTGTGAGCCAGTTCCGGTCGGCCGTCGCTTTGGAGCTCGGCGGTAGCGCAGAGAAGAGGGGGTGAGAGTAACTTACTGCTCCACCTGTACAGGCTGAGTGTGTTCGTAGATCAATCGCCTGCGCCGCCCAGCCATTTGGAGATGTGGGCTGCCGTTTGCTTGACGAGCAGCCCCAGCTCTTTTACTCGTTCGGGTGGTGTCCGGTAGTATGGGGCGGAGAGCAAAACGGCTGCGATTACCTGGTCACGATGGTCCCGGATCGGAGATGCGATACCCGTCTCCTCGAGAGAGGTCTCTCCGGCGTTGACGGCGTATCCGAGCTCCCTTACTTGCTTGAGAGAATCGAGATATTCCTCCGGATCGGTGATAGTGTGCTCGGTGTAGCGTTCGAGTCCTCTATCGATGAAAGCCTTCACCTCCTCGTCGGAGGCTTCGGCGAGAAACACTTTTACCGAGGCGCTAGCATGCTCCCGAAACTGTGTGCCGAGTGGGATGGTGTGTTTGACCTTTCTCGGACTGGCTACCTGCTCTACGCTCACCGAAGCACCTTCACTCCATACCACTATCCCGGTGGTCTCTCCCGTTTTGCGGGTGAGATCTTCGAGAAACGGTCTAGCCACGCGCCGCACGTCGAGGTTGGCTAGCATCGGGCCGGCGAGTGCTATCACGCCAACCCCGAGTCGGAAGCGCCCGCTCGTGGGATGCCGCTCGACGAGCGTGGTCTCCTCGAGCGTCGCTAGAATGCGGGAGACGGTGCTCTTGTGTAGGCCGACGCGTCGGGCGATCTCGCTGACGCCCAGGATAGGCTCTTCCCGGGTGAAGGCCTGCAATACCTTTATCCCGT is a genomic window of Rubrobacter naiadicus containing:
- a CDS encoding creatininase; its protein translation is MAHERRIRDLAGMTWSEVAEAIDRGAGVFVPVGSTEQHGYHLPLATDVILPTELAFAVADELDFLVAPPIAYGYRSRPLSGGGQGFVGTTSLKARTLMALVEDVLGELIRQGFERLAIVNWHFENQNFVYEAVCLALEHHRESSARILVAEHPFAELSEKTMQLMFPEGFPGWDYEHASIMETSLMLHLRPEMVLFDRAVDDASKRHPWYDVVPAPEDFVPASGTLWKATQASEEKGRVAWNEIVSQFRSAVALELGGSAEKRG
- a CDS encoding IclR family transcriptional regulator, whose product is MDKTNNRSGDRAGGKTGTSALINGIKVLQAFTREEPILGVSEIARRVGLHKSTVSRILATLEETTLVERHPTSGRFRLGVGVIALAGPMLANLDVRRVARPFLEDLTRKTGETTGIVVWSEGASVSVEQVASPRKVKHTIPLGTQFREHASASVKVFLAEASDEEVKAFIDRGLERYTEHTITDPEEYLDSLKQVRELGYAVNAGETSLEETGIASPIRDHRDQVIAAVLLSAPYYRTPPERVKELGLLVKQTAAHISKWLGGAGD